The following coding sequences lie in one Eriocheir sinensis breed Jianghai 21 chromosome 19, ASM2467909v1, whole genome shotgun sequence genomic window:
- the LOC127000816 gene encoding uncharacterized protein LOC127000816 isoform X1: MWCSILLAAVMVAAAGGQSRFSYDGTPLDDDVVVGSGQRQQFFASRQPRPQQLFVQERPQQVFVQQQPQPQLFVQPEPQQVFVQPQPRPMFQMLPSFSQQAAVIQSVQPQVSSACPATYSLVHTTYQGRVYHFSWCNLPGHGFSQSAARDYCRGLGEVTVMNRRGSFDLYSVDRTTDFDYFFELLLQHQIPSVWTRDLASTAPYEIRGSITRSGDSTVGQDCLSLEASTDGLFLLQDSCSDRKAAVCVAHWQ, translated from the exons ATGTGGTGCAGTATCTTGCTGGCGgcagtgatggtggcggcggcgggcggccaGAGTCGATTTAGTTATGACGGGACGCCCCTAGATGACGACGTGGTCGTTGGGTCAGGACAGCGTCAGCAGTTCTTTGCGTCCCGACAGCCCCGGCCACAACAGCTGTTTGTACAGGAGCGGCCCCAGCAGGTCTTCGTCCAGCAGCAGCCTCAGCCACAGCTGTTTGTACAGCCTGAGCCACAGCAGGTGTTTGTGCAGCCCCAGCCACGCCCCATGTTCCAGATGCTCCCCTCGTTCTCACAGCAGGCGGCGGTGATCCAGAGCGTCCAGCCGCAAGTGTCTTCCGCCTGTCCGGCCACTTACTCCCTG GTCCACACCACCTACCAGGGCCGAGTCTACCACTTCTCCTGGTGCAACCTGCCCGGCCACGGTTTCTCCCAGTCCGCCGCCAGAGACTACTGCCGCGGCCTCGGCGAGGTAACAGTGATGAACCGACGCGGCAGCTTTGACCTATACAGCGTCGATCGCACTACTGATTTCGATTACTTCTTCGAGCTGCTCCTCCAGC ACCAAATCCCCTCCGTCTGGACCAGGGACCTTGCCTCCACCGCGCCCTATGAAATCCGCGGCTCCATCACCAG GTCCGGGGACTCCACGGTCGGCCAAGACTGCCTCTCGCTGGAGGCTTCCACAgacggcctcttcctcctccaggacTCTTGCTCCGACCGGAAGGCCGCCGTCTGCGTGGCTCATTGGCAGTAG